In Numidum massiliense, a single genomic region encodes these proteins:
- a CDS encoding Fur family transcriptional regulator: MNVTKALDQLKAQGYKYTSKRELILEIFYREGRYLNAKYVLEQMQKEHPQLSFDTVYRNLTLLSELGILEVTAMHGERYYRMACSGDDHHHHLICTECGKAKKIDICPMQGVFGEPEGFQITGHKFEIYGLCSDCGATHA; this comes from the coding sequence GTGAATGTGACGAAAGCTCTCGATCAATTAAAGGCGCAAGGTTATAAATATACGAGCAAGCGGGAGCTCATCCTAGAGATTTTTTACCGCGAAGGGCGTTACTTGAACGCGAAGTACGTGTTAGAACAGATGCAAAAAGAGCACCCGCAGCTTAGTTTTGACACGGTCTACCGCAATTTAACGTTACTTTCTGAGTTGGGCATTCTCGAAGTGACCGCCATGCACGGCGAACGGTATTACCGCATGGCGTGCAGCGGCGATGACCATCATCACCACCTCATCTGTACCGAGTGCGGCAAAGCGAAAAAAATCGACATCTGTCCCATGCAGGGCGTCTTTGGCGAACCGGAAGGGTTCCAAATTACCGGTCACAAGTTTGAAATATACGGTTTGTGCAGCGATTGCGGTGCAACCCACGCATAA